The sequence TTTTTGCAGGCTGATGTAGAAGAAACGCTGAAGCGAATTCAGAGCCAGAAAGGAGTGCAAGGAATCATTGTTGTTAATTCTGGAGGTACTGTCAGTCTGTTTTCTCAGATCATAACTTACACCACTCGTGCTTTTTAAGGAGTTGCAGTTGATGTCTCTCTCAGCAGAGATTTTCCTGTACTTAAGCTCAGCTGTTAAAATTGTGTGTCAGTTTAAGCCAAATGTTTTCTAGAAATAATCCTTAGAAAACATGGCAGATGTTTCCACTCTCCCCctaaaacacttatttttgtttttatttatctgtttataCATCTCAGATGAGTAACTggcaaagcaaaaggaaaccaCTGATGTTAGTAGAGGGAAGCGGTTATTCTCACCTTCATCTGTGGTTGCAGAACTTAACCTCTCTGTCTTACTTCTGTTCATGCTCTTCTTTTAAGCTTTCAAAAGAGCACTCCTGCTCCCACCCCCCTGTTTTAGCTCTCTAACCCATACTCAGGTTCACTGGCCACTGCAGTTGGATACGGTGATACCTGGAGGGAGTTGGTTCAAAAGCTGTGTTACTGACCCTTGCTGTCCCCGTGGTGGCTTCTTGCAGGTATTCCTATCAGAAGCACTATGGACAACACCACAACCCTTCAGTATGCTGGCCTACTGCAGCACTTCATCGTGAGGGCAAGGAGCATCGTGCGCGACATCGATCCCCAAAATGACCTCACCTTCCTGCGGATCCGctccaagaaaaatgaaatcatggtTGCTCCAGGTAAGAGGAAGCAGGCTGACAGCACCCAGCAGATACTTCTCTCGTGAGGTCTGCCAGAGTCGCCTGTTGGCTTCTCTGCGGTAGAGATGCTGTGAGCCTGAGAAATGAgttctgcatgctgcttttattcATGTTACCCACtctgttcttttccaaaggctttgcccttcattgctttcttcagttGGAAATTTTATCACTGACCTTAGCTTGCTTTTTCATGCCGCAGTGTGCGAAATCACTTTCCTCGTTTAATTTTCTCGGAGTAGAAATGGTTAATTAGCATTTGACAGCGTGTTGCAGCCTCtcatgctttgtgtttttcaacATGGAATCCAGAAAGTCggaaggaaatgttttgagACCAGTTTCACCTAGCTGAGTGCTGAACTTACAAACCAGTGTCATGCATTGACATGGGATAGTTCAATTGGAAACTGGCACAAGGTTGGACCATCACTGCACGTCCTGTCCTTGGTTCCCAGCAGCAGATCccagctgctccctctgctccccctcctcaggggctgcagggcacggTGAGGCCGCCTCTCAGCCTCCTGTTCTTCAGACCAGGCAACCCCAGTGCCCTCAGGCTCTCCTCACAGCACTcgttttcctgctgctctgtgtcctcCTCAGGATGCTTCCAAGAACCTCAGTAACCCTGCAATGTTGTGGAGCCCAGGGCTGTACACAGTGTTCAAGCTGAGGCCACACCAGTGCTAAATATGGTGGAAGAATCACCTCTTTTGACCTGTTGGTTGTGCTTTGTGTAATACACCCCAAAACGTTTGCCTCTcagctgccagggcacactgctggctcttgctgagcctgctgccacctgtgcCCTCGGTCCCTTCCcactgagctgctccagcctctTAGCTGTAACATCTGCTAATTCCCTCAGAAGCAAGTCCTGCCAAACTCCATGGACCATGGCCGTTCAGCTGGTACAGCTGCATCCCTACAATTGTAATGTCTGCTAATTGAAAGTTACTGCTTCCCCTGTGATGTCCTCCAACTCAGAGGTCCAGGCAAACCAAGatctgttgctgttgttaaatACTGAGGCAGAAAAGGCGTTAGACATCTCCACCTGTGAGGTGACCTTTCACCCCAAGTATCAGTCCCCTGTTTTCCTTTGACCTCCTCTTGCTGCTGACAAACTTGCAAAAGCCTTTTTGTTGTCTCACACCACACTGCTCAGCATCAACTCAAGTacagctttggcttttcttgttttctccctgcagaTCCGAACTGCAGCTCTGTACTCTCCCTCTGAAACCAGACCTTGCTTCCAGATGCTGtgtgctttcttgttttgccCCAGTTCCAGGTGTTCCCTCTTCAGCCAGGCCAGCTGCCCCACTTGCTTGGCACATGGCACAGTGGCATTGCCTGCTCGCAGGCTTTTGAAAGGCGTTTCTTGAGAAGTGACCAGCTCTCCTGGGCCCCTGGATACTGGAGAGCAGAATTGTAGGGAACACTGCTAATTTGCTCCCTGAGAAGCTTAAAGTTTGCTCTCTTTAAAAGCTTGTGGTGAcaattctgcctttttttttcctccttacacTAAAAGTGTTGAACTCAACCACTTCATGATCCCTGTGGCCACGACGGCTGCCTGCTGTCACAGCTCCCATAGGGCCTTCCCTCTCGTACATGAAGTGCAGGAGGGCTTCTGTCCTAGCTGGCTCACTCAGTACCTGTGAGTACTCGTTCCACTTCTGGCTCAGAGGAAAGGATTTTAACATGGAGCTGTACTGGGTCACAGAATGTGGCAGCAGCCTTCTTTCTGGAGGTACTCCTCGGTATTTCAGCCAGCTATGAAACAGGGATGAGTTGCATTAATGGTGCAAGAACTCAGCTTTGTTCCTGTGGACTGTAGTGGCATTCTGCTGGTGGGGAGGCAAAGAAGGAGGCTGGtgctccagcaggcagctgtgcaggagctggtCGGAGCAGTGCTTGGGGAAGAGAGGCTCTGGGGTTTGTGCTGGTGCATCCTCTCATTTCCATACgaaagatggaaagagaaataacCATTACTCCAGAACAAATGCAGCTGGAGCCCCTTTGGtccagcagcctggctgtgagATATGGGAAATCGCTGTCTTGCGCTGCCTAGTTTGCTTAAGTCATTGCACGTGTCAGTTATTCTCGTTTATTAGGGATGAACGGTGTTAAATTTGGCTCTTGAGCATGTGAGACTTTTCCACCACGAGACTCAGATAAGTGATCCAACACGTCAAACCTGTTCTGATCACTGGGGATGAATGTCAGGACAGCGTATCAGTGAGATACGAGAAAGAGACAAAGCTGGAAGTTCCTGTATTTAGCAACAGggatgcttttctttgtgaatcAATATCAACAATGagagaataatttgtttttttttcttttcccttccagaaaAAGACTACTTCTTGATTGCCATCCAGAATACAAACGAATGATTCCACTCACTGgatctgcttttttccctttgccctactttcttttttttaatttaatgctaAAGTGTAGAGCTCTGGTATTAACTCTGTTGTGCCACTTCTGCGATGTTTTGGAGGAACCAAAGCAGGTGTTCTTGTTGTCTGTATGCTTTTGACACATAGAAAAATGGCTTCTTTTGGGATCACTCGTCattttgagaaggaaatggTGAATTAGAACCTGGTGACCTTGGcagtgaaaaaaagtaaaataaaaatgcaacagaTGCTTTTAATAGTTGACAACATAACACAGAAAACCCTAGTAACATTCTACAAGATTATTCTCTGTACATTTCCATGATCCTGTCGCCATTATTAGAGTTGAGCTCTTACACTGTTACTTTTGAATGACTAAATATGAAACCTTCCTGTCCTGTTGTTCTCTCTTATTTTATGTTACTTGAAAAAGTCTGGtcatattaaatttaaaaagtgtCATCAGTGATggcttttgtcttgtttttccttgtcttgTAAGGAATTCAATTATTGTcacaattgttttttgttttttttccttcaaaaagtaGAACCTTTGTAGGGCGTTTtacctctctgctgctttctctgaacAGTGATCCACTGAAAATACATGTGCTACATGCTTATAATTGCCTGAGAGGTTGGAGTGTCTTTCCACCACGTCTCTTTGTTGTCTCAGGCAGCAACAGAGGTGCTGTGCCTGAATGCAGACATCGAGGCTCTGTTGGAGCTCTCAGCTGTCGCAGTTCAGGAGCTGCTTTCATCTGATCCTTGCTCTCGTCATTTTTCCGTGCATGttattaaagataaaaatgttaCCTGGTTCCTCCGaaataataaaggaaatgtttttctgtagcCTTGAAAAGGTCTTGTAACTGCATGCAGAGTTGAAGGGTTTGTGCCCGGTGTTTGTGTCACCAGTTTGTCCCATGTGGcagacacagctctgccttgTACTGAAATGTCCTTGCGCTCTGCAGAATGCCACAGCCCACGTTAAAAAATGGTGCATATTGTCTTGTGCTGCATTTCCTTTGTGTGCTCAGCTCAGTACTGGGAGCGGCATCAGCAGCGTGCAGCGCTCCGAGAGCCCTGTTcctccccaggctgctctgtCCCATGGGATGGGAGGGCTGTGCAGTGAGCTGTTCCATCTTGCCTGCTGGGCTCCCTCCTTTTCACCCCTCTGACCTAGAAGTTATGTGATGGCAGTTCTATCAGCACGAAAGGATTTCCCTTGATTCAGTAACTGCAGCCTTActgggggatgctgctgcttgtgctggcGAGGGATTGCTCCTGCCTGACAAATCCGTGTTAGCAGAAGTGCCCAGCCTGTGTTCAGATCTGCCTTCTGGAAGCTACAGGCGGTGCTGGGAACACGGGGTGATGCCTGGTTAGTGCCTGGTTTTACACCTGGGAACAGAATTAGAATCTGTGTGATCTCAGCAGGTTATGGGATCAACCGGGCAATTGGCTGCAGTAAAGTTTTGGAGTCTGTTAGTAAAAACGTTGGTGATGGTTTGGAcgcttttctgcatttcagagcagaaagttCTGTGGTGTGTATGTGGTGACTAAGCAGCAAAGGTCACCTGGATGTTCAGGGCATTAATTTACAGACCGTTTCTATTTTTTTAGATGGTGTTTTTGACCGTAAAAgccagaaatgttttcagaagagaacagaaatcctAACTTGAAATCGCTCCTATGGTCAGtcctgcagcacctgcctgtCCATATTCTTTGGTATTTTAAGAACTTGTTCATATTTTGAGCACCTCGGCTGTCATCACTGTGACTCAGGGTTGGCTGCTGCTCAGTTCGTGAACTGTTTCTCCCATCAGATGTCTGACCACACCAAACTGGTGCCTCCCTGCAGTCAGGTTCTGTGCCAAGCAATGATTAATGTAAACATCCATCTCCTAGGTTAGAAGTCTAACTCACATAGCACGCATACGCTGACTTTTagtatttaattttgatttgatACCCAGCAGCTTATACGAAACATGCCATCTGttacaatttaattaaatattgtcTCCAGAAAATTACTTCCAGCAAGCTGGAAGCTCTGGATAATATCTGAATAATGAGgcaaggcagaagaaaaacatgtcttcagttgtttcctttattttttattgtttgtggCCGGAGAAACGTTTCCCTGCAGGCTGTGACCTGCTGGTGTGTTTTCGCTTTCCCTGGGAGGTGCGACTGCTACTCCTAGTGCTGAAGAGTTTTTGGTGCCCAGCATTCTATTTGACTCTTCCTTAAGGTAACTATCCTGCCATCCTATCTGTATCCTGTCTGCCTTTAGGACAGAGGGATGTTTGTTTTCCCCTAAGAGCCTGTAGGCAGCCAGTTGAACAACGAAGATCATGCATGCTTTCTGCATTGCATTGAGGCCGTAAATGAGAGCATAAACTTCCAGTGAAATTgattatatgtgtgtgtgtgtgtattccaAGGTGCTGTTCCCTATCTGACTTTGAATGTATTGAGGAACTTGAATAAAAGGGTCTTGAAGCTGATTTTGGGGTGCCACATCCagctggggagggcagggccTTGTTTATGTTACGCTATTGCCAATTTTACACCAGGTGAATCaaagttgtttcatttttatttttcaagtaggGTGGATCAAGGTGAAGAACAATACTCTCTTTTAAAGTATtacatatacatgtacatacatatgtatatatacacataacaTACGTATTATGGAGATAAAGCTTCTTGGATCTGGAGCATCAGAAGAGTCCCAGAGATCTGACAGGAAGGAATTGCTCTGCATAGGTGTCAGGGAGGTCTTCAGTGAGGTTGGCTGTAGAAAAGTGAAGGCCAGGAAAGAGTCTGGGTGATGTTTTGCTGCTTACCTGTGTTTGCTGCGCCTGGGCCTAGTCAGTCATGGGAATTACTGACATTCAGGTAAAACTATTGACAACAGCAAAttgaagaagacagaagaatatGCATTATGCTTCTAGGCTCTTTTTTGTAGCCTGGAAACAGAGAACACTGACTCAAAGACTGGCTTGGAAAACACTTGCGCTCTGTGGCTTTGAGCTGTTCTGTGTTACAACTGCAGAACGGCCTGACTTGCTGTCTTTGGGAAACGGATCCctctgaaggcagaggaagcactgctgcaaagacTGAGCAAACAAACCCTGGTGCGTTAACAAGCTGATGAAAGGGGTTTGAGTTACGGCTCTGcgctgcaagcagcagcacttgaGGCCCAGCCTCCTACTGAGATAAGGCCTTGGCAGAGGAATGGAGGTGATAACACCCAAAAGATCGCAAAAGACAGACTAGTGGAAACACCTGTGGATCTTCAGACACGTCTTTCGCCTGCTATGGACATATGGATCTTTCAGCAGCTATTTGTCTGCCTGAGATACGCTGTGATTGAGCAGCACTTCTTTCACATACAGGACATCTGTTTACCTTGTCTTTATTAAAGCTTTTGCTAGGCACAGCTGAAGGGAATGAAGGCAAGGCctccagcagggcaggctgcccGTTAGTTagccctgagcagagctgtgtgtgcggggctgcggggcgctgAGCTCTGACAGAACCATCGCTGCCGAAGTCTGAGCATCATCACGGTCTGTGTCAGCAGAAATATActtcagcagcaccacagcattCCTCAGGGAGCTTCCGTAGAGTCACAAACGTGCAGAGTGCTTATCACCAGTGGGGCTCACCCTGCAGGAATGCTAGCATGTATAAAGCTGCCTGTTGGTCCTGTGTTGCTGCAGGACGGCTTGCTGCGGCTGGTTTGATCCCGCCGGGTCGGTCTGTCCATCTGTTCCTCATCAAAAATGGTCAGTGCTTAGCAGGTTAATAACAGTAACAAATTCTTCATGTCAGCCTGCAGTCTGTAATGTCAGTCCACTTGCTTTATCTCAGTACTGCAActttcacttctgcattttttgatGAAAAGGACCCTTTTGATAATcagagcatttttaaaagatgcacGGAAGCCTGTATGTCTCTTTGAAGCAGGGATGTGTTCCATGTGTGCCTGTTTCCACAGCCTGTCGTACACCACAGGGCGTTGTTTCATAACACAGCTTTCATTGCAGCATGCCTTCACGGGGACGTTAAGTGTGGCTCTGTGCAAAACGTTGTCGCTGTTTGCTGCTGGGTTTGATTCATTCACAGCTCTAGAAATAGCCCGCTCTATTTGTAGGTGTGATTTGGTCTTCAAGGCACGCAGGCAGCATGCGCAGCGGGGTGAGACAGCAGGATGGGCCGCTCCAGGGTGCGAGGGGCAAGAAGCAGAGCGGGTGGGGGCTTCACCCATGGGCACAGAGTGGTGGGACGGGGGGTGGCTTTAActacaagaggggagattcagctCAGATGAGCATTAATTACTCTGAGGTAATCAGAGCGGGACAGGCGGCCCCGCCCCTCCGCAGGCACGTCACGGTGACGTCACGGCCCTCCGCCGCCCCGCCTGCCGCGGTGACGTCACCGCCCGCTCCGCCGCAGCCCGCGCAGCCGCGCCATACGGAGCCGCCGCCGGCACTGCGCTCCGGCCCGGCCGCCGCCATGCCTTCGGACCGGCCCTTCAAGCAGCGCCGCACCTTCGGTGAGCGAGCGAgcgggcggggagggggcgcgGCGCTCGGAGGGTGAGGCGAGGCCGGGGCCGTGCGGTGCCGCGGGGCGGGCTGTGCCCTCCGGCCGGGCTGTGCCTTCTCCACGCGGCGCTGAGCGCAACCCGCAGAGCGCACCGCGCTGCCCTCGTTTCCCATCGTTGTGCCGCCCGGATCCGCGCTCGGCCCGCTGCGTGTCGTGCGGGGCGGGCCGGCGGGCCGAGCCGCTCACGCCGCGGTCCTTTGGGCTGCCGGAGGGCGGTCGCCTCTTCGCAAATCGCCCCGGTGCCCCCGCCCGGCTCGCCGAGGGCGCCGTGCCGCGCTGCCGAGGCCCGGCGGGTTCCGCGCTCGCCTGGAAAGCGGCGTTTTGCTGAATGGAGGCGGTGGGAAATGTCCGATGAGGCGGCGGTTCCCGCACGGGGCGCAGCGCTGTGCCGGGCCCGGCAGTGcgggctgctggagctgctgctgcttctgaccTTTGCCGGCCGGGCGGCTGAGCCCAGCGACCCGCAGCCCTTCTCAGAAGCTTTTTATTATAAGCAGCAGCATCCTAAATGACACCCTTCGTaactgcctgctgctgagctggtAGGAATGGAGCGGGAGgagtctgctttgcttttgtgcaTTGCTCAgactggaggaaaacaaaactcgAGGCTCCGAGTGACTGAAGGAGAGCAGGATTAAAATAGACCAGGAGGGAAAAGGGGGAGAGGGAGTTGGGTGCTGTGAGAGCCGCGGGTGTCTGCGCCATCCTCTGCCCTTTGGCTCCCAGCTGATCTGCAGAGCTCagcgggaggaggaggacgaggaggcCGCTTTGGGT comes from Lagopus muta isolate bLagMut1 chromosome 16, bLagMut1 primary, whole genome shotgun sequence and encodes:
- the LOC125701229 gene encoding dynein light chain roadblock-type 1-like isoform X6; amino-acid sequence: MADVEETLKRIQSQKGVQGIIVVNSGGIPIRSTMDNTTTLQYAGLLQHFIVRARSIVRDIDPQNDLTFLRIRSKKNEIMVAPEKDYFLIAIQNTNE
- the LOC125701229 gene encoding dynein light chain roadblock-type 1-like isoform X3, which produces MPSDRPFKQRRTFGIPIRSTMDNTTTLQYAGLLQHFIVRARSIVRDIDPQNDLTFLRIRSKKNEIMVAPEKDYFLIAIQNTNE
- the LOC125701229 gene encoding uncharacterized protein LOC125701229 isoform X2 translates to MRSGVRQQDGPLQGARGKKQSGWGLHPWAQSGGTGGGFNYKRGDSAQMSINYSEVIRAGQAAPPLRRHVTVTSRPSAAPPAAVTSPPAPPQPAQPRHTEPPPALRSGPAAAMPSDRPFKQRRTFGIPIISTMDNTTTLQYAGLLQHFIVMARSIVRDIDPQNDLTFLRIRSKKNEIMIAPEKDYFLIVIQNTNE